CAGCATTACACGCCTTTTTTGCAGGAACCTGAATTGGCTTTGCGTCTGGTCGATTTAATTGAGGAGTTGGACGAGTCTTCCTATGATGAAGAGCGGCCTTATTATTCAGCCTGCGTGTTTGCACTGGATATATGTGTTGCCCAACTGCAGGCTGCCCATGAAAACGGCAACAAAGCCGGTGGCAAAATCCTGACTCACTTAATGGATTACATGGCCGAAACCATCAATAAAACCAAACACACGCTAAGCTTTTGGCTGCCCATTCTTAATGCGTTTTACGAGGTACATGTTGAATTGTCATCTCGCCTTAAAGAAGCCTATTTAAATCTGGCAGGCGAAGAAGAGGAATTAACCCCGGAAGAAGAGGCCAATCATTTAAGTGCTATCAAAGACATGATTCAGGAACTGTCCGACTTGTCTGTGTTTGATATTGCTGAGAATTTTTTTGCGCAAAGCTATGCCATGCCGGATGACTTTTTTTCCGATTTGGTGATTGATCTATACAGCATTGAGGAGGGTCAGGATATTGCCTTGCTCCTGTTGCTTCATCCCAAGCCGCATGTGCGCCAGGTGGTTGTGGATACCATCGCCCAAATCATTGAAAGCATTACTTTCTCGTCCATCTCGTTGTCGCGCCTGCAGGTTATCAAAAGCTGGTATCCGTCGTCTTATCAGGAGCAGTTTAATTCCTGGATAAAAATTCAGCGAAAAAAAGGCGTCATTTTTCATCCGCTGGGCACCCAGCCGGTTTTTCGTGTAAAAGCCAGTGAAGTCGATGGCAGCGGCGCGCAGGGTTTGTTTGTGCATTTAAAAAAATACCGCGGTAATCGTCTGGGCGGTTTATTATTAAAGCAGGAGATCGGCGTTAAGGATGCCTGGATTACGCCGATCATTACGGCGAAGCAAGTGACCAGCTATTACGATGAAGCCTTTGATGAGACGGTGACCTTACGTGAAGTCGATAGCGATTATTTTGTGTTAATCACCAACCATTTTCTGGCCATTACCCTCGCGCAAGGCGCGATGCCTGATTTGCATTTATTTGAAATTCAGGAACTTCTGGGTTTGCATTTTGTGCCGGAGTTCATTGATGTGGCTGCCGTAATGGAAGAAATCAGTATTCAAATTGCCCCGTTTACTCAGGCGGCCATGGACGCGTCATTCAAGCGTTCGCGCGGTTGGCTGACGACCAAGAAATTCACAGAGTCCTGGTACATCGAAAATGCTCACGTCGACAAACTGGTGAATCGCTCAAGCAGTTTTGTAGAGGGGATAAGGGTTTGCGACATTGAAACCGCCATGGAAGCCGTTTTTGAACATGAAATGGAGAAAAACCGTGACAAGTGGTTGTTTCATTTCTTATGGATCACGTTGTGGATGAAAGCCAAAACGCGTAAAACGGAGAAGTTATGGCAGGACAGTTTTTTTATTGCCTACGCTATCCAGCAGGGGACGCCACTTCATACCATCCCTGTGATGCAGGAAATTTGTCGTCAAACCGTGATCAATAGTGCGGAGACGATGAATGAACGGCGGACTCACCTGAACCAGGAATAATTTCCTGCCGTTTCTCCAGGCAGTGATGAGATCAAACCATGATGTTATCGATGGACGAAATCAAACAACGACTCAATGCCATGACCTTTGATCTTGGTCAGGGCGATGCGGTGACCCTCTCGTTTTCTTTCACGACCCAATTGCGGTTTGGCGTCCATTTTCTGCAACGAATACGTATCGCCAAAAGGTATGGGACGGTTATTGGCGAACTGATTGTGCCTGGTTGTGAGCCTCAGCTCTACGTCTGGTGGGATCAGTCGCCTCATCCAGCACCGTTACCCCTGCGTACAACACTGCTAAAGGAGATCGATTCATTTAACCGCATGCATCCCCTTCAGGTGGTGAAATACATGGCGAAACGCTTTAACAATTGCCCTATTAAAACCCTGATGATGGCGGGCAACTACCCCTTGGGGCCGAATGACCTCCCATCCCTGTTTCATACCAACCAGTTAAGTGTTATTGAGCGTGGGGAGGAGCACTGGTCTGACTGGTTGGTTATGGCCTGCTTTTATTTTGAGACGGTCTCACAAGGCATTGAGACCTACCTGCAATCGCATGCTCAGTTGCCGCTTGATGTAATGGAAGCGGTGGGGGCTTACTCCATTGATTCAGGATTGGATTGGCAGGATTTTCCACTGTTTTATTCAAGTCAGGATATCGCAAGCGAAATCGACGGCATCAACCGACAGTTGGACTATTTGCAGTCACAGGCCACGCTGCCGGCTGCTTTGACTTCACAACGGGAATCAAGGGAAAAACTGGTGGCCCTGCTCATGGCGCCCCTGCAAGAACGGCACGCACTTCTTAAGCAGTACCAACGGGTTCCTCTCATGAGGGCTTGGCAGGAGGAGCCAAAGCAATTGCAAGCAAAACAGACGTTTGAAAGGCTTTTTTCCAACCTGCATTATCGTCATTTTGATGCCCACTCACGGATCATGCAGTTCCTTTTTAACACCTGGATTGAAATTCAGGGGCAACTGAACGATCACCAGCAAGGTCAAAATCAGGTCATTTTACAGAAGTTAAGTGAGTACGCTTATCATGAAGCATTAAAAGAAACGCCCCTGGCCGGACGTGATGTCGGACAAGACTCGTCACCCTGGCCTCCTTATTATTTGTGGGCCTTTGTTTTTGCACTGAGTCAGGGCGATGCCTTTGTTAAAAAAACCTGTACCCACCTGTTGATCAATGCCCTGTTGCCTGAACACGTGGACAGGCTGGTTCTGATTGATTTTGAGCAGTGGTGTGAAAAAAATCAGGCGGGAGTCTGTTTACTGCACGATCATTTGCTAAAAAATGAACACTTTAACCGCTTGAGAGGGGAGCTATTCGCCCATGGCCAGCAAACCTTTCAATTCGAAATGGTCAAATTGATGTTTTATGCCGTCAAAGCCATGGTTGCACTCAACAAGGCAACACCGGAAATCGCTGCCGCACGGTTTGCCAACGAGGCGCTACCTGCCTTGTCCGAGCTTATTCTAAACGGTCATCAGCCCGCGATTGATTTTATTGTCGCCGGCTTACAGGAACCCTCGCAGATCGGTGTTTTCTTTGGACTGGATTATAACCTGGCCATTGCCCTGGTAAGTCATTATGTGGACGACAATGACTTGCCCAAGGCCTGGTCTTTTTTTAGACGACTGGAGCAGTTTACCTGTGCCTCGGGGATTAAACGGCAGGCGCTTGCAACGGAAACAGTGGCTTTGCTGCACATTGTATTTGATGACAAAGCCCGTGAAGCCGGTCTTCATGTCCTTATTGAACAGGCTAAATTCGGCGCCTCGGATTTAATGAAAGACGAGGCGGTGAATGCGCTTCAGCGAGCAGGGCAATTGATCCCTGTTGCGGCATTGGCCTGTGTCAGGTATTTTATTGAGGTCCGGGAGCCCAGAGACAACAGGATTTTAAAATTCATGCGCCTTGCAGCCGAAGCGGATCCGGCTGAAACGGCTTATCTGAATTACCTTTTTTTGCGGCAGCGGAAAATGATGGCCCCGGAATCATTGATTAAAGCCGCCTCCTGGGGACATCGCCTAGCCTGCAGCGAACTGGAAAATTACATGGGCCGCTATGTTGAGGAAAAGAATACGGAACTGGTCAAGGATTTTTTTATCCCGGCTCTGCTGGATGGAAAAATACAAAAATACCTGCCGTGTGACCTTGTTGTAAAAACAGTGATTCTCATGATTGATACCCAGACTGAGGATGACAAACCGGCGTATACGGCGAAGATGATGTCATTGTTTATTCGCGCCTTGAAAAGAGAAAACCCGCCCAACCGTAACACATTGATTACCATGCTTCTGGCAAAGTCAGAAGGCCGGTTTTCCGCCGAACAATGCAATGAGCTGTCTCAGGCTATCGATCACAGTCTCCTGCCAGAGAAGGCATTGACAACTCCTGAAGCACAAGGGGTGGCCAGCCTGTCGTTTGCCAGGAAAAAAGGCCTCTTTGTCAGGGAGAAGTTGAGCAAAGAGATTAACGACACCAGGGAGCCCCCCGCTTCTTCTCCTGGTACGCCCCCGCTGTAGGTCATGCTTCTATTAAGCAATATTGATGTGCCTTCTGCGATCTTGACATATCCGGTGTTTTACGATCTGTGGATAACTTTGTTCATAAATTTGTTGGTCACCCACAAAAAAAGGCAAAAATCAAAATAAGTAATTGATTTTAATAAAATTAATCATTTTGGGGTTGGTAGGTTATTCGCAAGCGACTCTGTGGATAACAGTGTGAATGAATGATTGAATTCAAGAAAAAACAAGGGGTAAACCCATGCCCGTGCCTTGGTGCACGGGCACGATGGTTTACCTGTGAGGCAGGGTGCTTGTTGTGTAATGCGGGGCCATTTGACTAACCAGTTCCAGAAGAATCATTTGGGCAATGAGCTGGTCAATCATCCGTTCCATGCTGGGAGCATGGTGCGTTTTGATTGAGATAAATTCCGGAGCGGAGGAATTGCCTCTGTGATAGCGATAGGATTCAGCTTTCTCTTCCCGATGCAGATGAGCATCAAAATCGGTAAACAGATTAAACAGAGTCCGCAGTGGTGTAGGGGTCGTGTAAATAAAAAACGGGGCGTGTTCTGGGCCTGGTTTGAAGGTACTGGCATCCGAGGGTGAATTATAAAACCGGTAATAGGTTGGGGCTGGGCGTGGATAAAAACGATGCGAATCGTAATTGTCCTGGTTGGAAGCCCTTCTGGTCGGCTGAGGCCTGTGCGTCTGTTCTTCACGGGGCTGCGGCTGAGGTCTGTGAGCGTGTTCTTCACGGGGCTTCGGCTGAGGTCGTCTGGGTGCACTGTGTTGTTGTGCCTGAACAGGATTTCCCTGTTCATCAATGAAGCCTGCATCGTATTGAGCGCGTTGGTGGTTATCACTTAAAATGCTGTAGGCAGCACCAACTTCCTTGAATTTTGCTTCAGCCGATGGATCGTTCTGATTCTTGTCAGGATGGTGTTGCAGCGCCTTTTTGCGATAGGCTTTGCGTATGTCATCCTCTGAACATTGTTCAGTGTTGAGTCCAAGGATTTCGTATAATTTCTTAGGCATTATTACTCCAACGACGTAAATATATCTGAATTATAAGCCACTAAACTTAAGTCAATATTATGTGAGTGATTTTTCATGAGAAACCGATTAAGGGCCGTGATCACAGGGTTTCTTTTTAGCTGTGGTATCACAGCAGACCTTGCCATGAGAAGCTAGTGATTCTGAACAAGCAATTCTTTAGCATGCAGCCGGGTTTGTTCCGTGATGGTCAGTCCGCCGAGCATACGGGCAATTTCATTGATTTTATCGCTTTCTTCAAGCGCGATAATCTGGGAAAAAGTCTCATTGTGTTCACTGTGTTTTTCCACTACAAAATGATGATGAGCGGCAGAGGCAACCTGCGGCTGATGCGTGACACAAAAAACCTGGAGACGCTTGCCCAATTTTCGCAATAATTGACCGACCAATGCGGCTGTTGCGCCGCCAATACCGACGTCCACTTCATCAAATAACAAGGTGGGTGTGGCACCGCGTTGGGCTGTTACCATCTGGATTGCCAGGCTGATGCGTGACAGTTCACCACCCGAAGCAATTTTGCTCAGTAAGTCCGACGGCATACCGGGATTAGTGCAGACTTTGTATTCGACTTTGTCCATGCCATGCGCCTGCATCTTGTCAAGTGCGCTGATTTCGATTTCAACCCGTCCTTTTGGCATACCCAATTGCTGGATAATGCGGGTAATTTCCTGGGACAGTTTTTCTGCAGCCAGTTTTCGGGCGTTGGATAACTGCGCCGCAGCCTCCTGATAATGCCGGGTGCAGCGATCATATTCCTGCTGCAGGAAGGAGGCGCGCTGCTCTTTATTTTGTAATTGCTCGAATTCGTCCTGCAGTTGCCTGGCGTGTTGGGGCAGCGCATTGGCATCAACATGGTATTTGCGTGCGGCCTGATGCAACGCGCTGAGCCTCAGTTCGACGGTTTGCAGGCGCTCCGGGTCAAGCTGTACCTGATTGGTGAATTCGCGAATTTCATTTAAGGCTTCTTCACATTGAATCAGTGCATTATTAATGAGTTCCGCTGCATTTTTAATGGTCTGTTGCTCCTGGGGCAGCTGATTCATGGACTGCAAAACCTGATTTAAGGCCCGATTGATATTGAGCTCGTCATTGTCATTGAGCAAAGACAGGATTTGTTGACTGTGAGTTAAGTAATCGTTAGCGTGATGCAGAAGCTGATGTTCTTCGCTTAGGGATTGCATTTCGCCTTCATAGGAATTTAAAGCCTGCAATTCATCGATCTGGAACTGCAACAACTCCAGACGATCCGAATGGGCATCCTGATTTTTAAGATGGTCCATTTCCTGTTTAATCGTCAGGCATTGCTTATAAAGAGCCTGAACCTGCTGCAAACATTCATCATGACCGGCATAATCATCAAGCTGCTGACGGTGAGTCGCGTGATGCAGCAGCGTTTGATGCTGATGTTGGCCGTGAATATGAACCAGCATTTCGCTGAATTCCTTGACCTTTTGCAGGGGAAACGGTTGACCGTTGATGTAGGATTTTGAGCGGCCTTCCGCATAGATTACTCGCCGCAAAATGATTTCCCCGGCTTCGCAGTCAATGTCGTGCTCCTCAAGCCATTTAGCCGGTTCGGAGGTTTTATCAATGTGGAAGGTCGCGCTGATGTCGCATTTGTCTTCGCCTGTGCGTAATGTGGAAGCATCACCACGGCCGCCTAAGGCCAGCATCAGGGCGTCAATCATAATCGATTTACCAGCGCCAGTTTCTCCAGTGAATGCGGTCATCCCCTGGGAAAAATCCAGGTCAAGCTGTTTGACAATGGCAAAATTTTCAATGCGCAAGGAGGTGAGCATGTTTATCCCTGGTGTTTTGATTCCCAGCCGAGTTTAATCCGTAATGTATCATAATAATGGTAATCGGCGGGATGTAACAAGCGGAGTTGTTGCGCATTTTTTTCGACAGAAACCTGTTGTCCCGGTTTAACCAACCGTGATTCATGCCCGTCGCAGCTGATGCGCAAATCCGTTTCATTTAATTCACTGATGACTAAGTCCACCTTTGCCTGGCCATCGATAACCAGAGGCCTTGAACTTAAACTGTGTGAAAACATTGGTACCAGGACCATGGCATTCAACTGGGGATGCATGATCGGGCCGCCAGCCGACAGGGCATAGGCAGTGGAACCCGTAGGAGTAGAAATAATCAAGCCATCCGAGCGGTAATGACAGACGTACTGTTGATTGATGTACACGTCGAATTCGATGAGGTGGGTTTCACTGCCACGACCCAGTACAACGTCATTTAAGGCATCCCCCTGGAAGTAGGTGTTTTCATCATCATGGATACGGGTTTGCAGTAAAAAACGGTGCTCCTCCCTGTATTGGCCTCCGAGCACGGTGTCCAATTGTTTTTCCATGTCTTTCGGATTAATGTCCGTCAGGAAGCCCAGGCGGCCGCGGTTGATGCCAATGACCGGCACATTGACTTTAATGGCCATGCGCGCAGCCGATAACAGGCTGCCATCGCCGCCGACCACAATAATTAAATCCTGTTTTTTTCCCATGCAGGAGCGTTCAAGGACCGGGAGGTTCAGTTTAAAATGTAAGGCAGTCTCCGTATCCTGATAGGTCTCGATTTTCTGATGATGTAAAAAGTTAACCAGGCGCTCAATGCTCTCATTGACGCCCTGGTTGGCACGGTGTTGGCGTGCGTAAATGATAATGCGTTGGAATTTTTGTTTCATATCAGGCCAGACTATTACCTGTCAGGAACGGGGACCCTGTGTTTGATCCTAGCACATTCCTGACCTATAAACAGGGTGGCCGCTGCAGGAAACGCACCGCCCACTCCCTTTTTACTCCTCAGCGCTGGCGCGTGAAGCCCGTTTACGCTCGTGTTCCTTCAGCGCTTTTTTGCGCAGACGGATGGATTGCGGGGTGACTTCCACCAGTTCGTCATCGTCAATGAATTCCAGAGCCTGTTCCAGTGACAGTTTGATAGGCGGCGTCAGAATGATGTTTTCATCGCTGCCTGCGGCTCGGATATTGGTCAATTGTTTTTCTTTGGTGACATTGACTACGAGGTCATTATCTCGAGAGTGAATGCCGACGATCATGCCTTCATAGCACATGGTTTGCGGTTCGATGAACAAGCGGCCACGCTCCTGCAGGTTAAACAGGGCAAACGCACGAGCGGCGCCGTTGCAGTTGGCAATCAATACGCCATTCACGCGTTGACCCAGGCGGCCGCGATGCGCAGGGCCGTAATGGTCATACACATGGTACATTAATCCTGTGCCGGATGTGCTGGACAGAAATTCAGTGTGAAAGCCGATTAAGCCGCGGGTAGGAATCATGTAGTCGAGTCGTACACGGCTTTTACCGTCAGGAATCATGTTCTGCATTTCGCCGCGCCGCTCGCCGAGCTTTTCCATAATTGCACCCTGATGGGTTTCTTCCACGTCCACGGTTAAACGTTCGTAAGGCTCCAGCTGCTCGCCATTTTCTTCGCGCATGATCACTTCAGGCTTTGAAATGGCCAATTCATACCCCTCGCGGCGCATGTTTTCGATGAGAATGGACAAATGCAGTTCGCCGCGACCGGAGACGCGGAATTTGTCCGGATCTTCAGTGTCTTCAACCCGTAAAGCCACGTTATGCAGTAATTCGGTTTGCAGACGCTCGCGTACCTTGCGGCTGGTGATGAACTTGCCTTCCTGCCCGGCAAAAGGCGAGTCGTTAATCTGAAACGTCATGCTGATGGTGGGTTCATCCACGGTCAATGCCGGCAGGGCTTCAACCTGGTTGGGATCGCAGAGGGTGTCAGAAATGTTAAGCTGTTCAATTCCCGTGATGGCGACGATGTCGCCGGCGCTGGCGTCTTCCACTTCGACGCGATCAAGCCCTTTAAAGCCTAGTAATTGCAAAATACGGCCGCTGCGGATATTGCCATCTTTATCAATAACCTTCACCGGCGATTTGCTTTTGATCCTGCCACGGGTAATCCGGCCGATGCCAATGGTGCCTACGTAAGAGGAATAGTCCAGTGAACTGATCTGCATCTGAAAAGGACCATTCTCATCCACATCGGGTGGCGAGACGCGATCAATGATGGTTTGCAGCAACGCGTCCATGTCGCTGGCTTCATCATCCAAATCAAGCTTGGCGTAGCCATTTAAAGCGGAAGCATACACCACCGGGAAATCAAGTTGTGTATCATTGGCACCCAGATTGTCAAACAGATCGAACACCTGATCCATGACCCAATGCGGTCTGGCGCCGGGTCGATCGATTTTGTTAATTACCACAATCGGATTTAAGCCGCGGGCAAAGGCTTTCTGGGTGACAAAGCGCGTTTGCGGCATGGGCCCATCCACGGCATCAACCAGCAGCAGCACGCTGTCGACCATGGAGAGAATACGCTCCACCTCGCCGCCAAAATCAGCATGGCCGGGGGTGTCGACAATATTAATCTGATGATCGCGCCAGTGAACGGAGGTGTTCTTGGCAAGAATGGTGATGCCGCGTTCTTTTTCCAGGGCGTTGGAATCCATCAGGCGTTCCACTTTGGGGGCGCGCTCATTTAAAGTACCGGTTTGCTGTAACAGTTTATCAACCAGGGTTGTTTTGCCATGATCAACGTGAGCAATGATGGCGATGTTGCGAATTCTCTCAATCATATAAGACCTTTTGCGGTGAAGCAGACTCTAGCGTATTGCGGCTTATCCGTTATAAAAGCAAGCCATGTGTTCAGGGATTCGCCATTATACATGGGTTGAGGCATAAATCCTATTGGAAACTTGCCAGGACTGTGTAGTATGTGAATCCAGATTGAGCTCGTCTCGGGTTTGCTGCTGTATTGTGCAATGTCCGGGCAGTAGGAATGCTAATGATAAGTAATAAATCATGAAGACTAATAAATCAAAAATTATATGCCCCACTTGTGGCAAATCAGACACCTGGCGTTTGGATAATCCGTACAAGCCCTTTTGTTCCTACCGCTGTAAATTAATTGATTTAGGGGAGTGGGCCAGTGAATCACGAAAAATTCCCGGCGATCCCACCAACCTGGACAATGTCCAGGACAGTGACGGTTCAGGCGAATAGCCACGGCCAAGGTTGACTTAAAAATGATCTAAATGGTACTATATTTGACATTTTGCTGTCAGATAATTTCCCCATGCGCTCTCAATTTGAATATTCAGGTCACCCGATTTATCCCACTGCCCCTCGAACCTGGCGAG
This Legionella sp. MW5194 DNA region includes the following protein-coding sequences:
- a CDS encoding DnaJ domain-containing protein — translated: MPKKLYEILGLNTEQCSEDDIRKAYRKKALQHHPDKNQNDPSAEAKFKEVGAAYSILSDNHQRAQYDAGFIDEQGNPVQAQQHSAPRRPQPKPREEHAHRPQPQPREEQTHRPQPTRRASNQDNYDSHRFYPRPAPTYYRFYNSPSDASTFKPGPEHAPFFIYTTPTPLRTLFNLFTDFDAHLHREEKAESYRYHRGNSSAPEFISIKTHHAPSMERMIDQLIAQMILLELVSQMAPHYTTSTLPHR
- the recN gene encoding DNA repair protein RecN; this translates as MLTSLRIENFAIVKQLDLDFSQGMTAFTGETGAGKSIMIDALMLALGGRGDASTLRTGEDKCDISATFHIDKTSEPAKWLEEHDIDCEAGEIILRRVIYAEGRSKSYINGQPFPLQKVKEFSEMLVHIHGQHQHQTLLHHATHRQQLDDYAGHDECLQQVQALYKQCLTIKQEMDHLKNQDAHSDRLELLQFQIDELQALNSYEGEMQSLSEEHQLLHHANDYLTHSQQILSLLNDNDELNINRALNQVLQSMNQLPQEQQTIKNAAELINNALIQCEEALNEIREFTNQVQLDPERLQTVELRLSALHQAARKYHVDANALPQHARQLQDEFEQLQNKEQRASFLQQEYDRCTRHYQEAAAQLSNARKLAAEKLSQEITRIIQQLGMPKGRVEIEISALDKMQAHGMDKVEYKVCTNPGMPSDLLSKIASGGELSRISLAIQMVTAQRGATPTLLFDEVDVGIGGATAALVGQLLRKLGKRLQVFCVTHQPQVASAAHHHFVVEKHSEHNETFSQIIALEESDKINEIARMLGGLTITEQTRLHAKELLVQNH
- a CDS encoding NAD(+) kinase, translating into MKQKFQRIIIYARQHRANQGVNESIERLVNFLHHQKIETYQDTETALHFKLNLPVLERSCMGKKQDLIIVVGGDGSLLSAARMAIKVNVPVIGINRGRLGFLTDINPKDMEKQLDTVLGGQYREEHRFLLQTRIHDDENTYFQGDALNDVVLGRGSETHLIEFDVYINQQYVCHYRSDGLIISTPTGSTAYALSAGGPIMHPQLNAMVLVPMFSHSLSSRPLVIDGQAKVDLVISELNETDLRISCDGHESRLVKPGQQVSVEKNAQQLRLLHPADYHYYDTLRIKLGWESKHQG
- the typA gene encoding translational GTPase TypA, which codes for MIERIRNIAIIAHVDHGKTTLVDKLLQQTGTLNERAPKVERLMDSNALEKERGITILAKNTSVHWRDHQINIVDTPGHADFGGEVERILSMVDSVLLLVDAVDGPMPQTRFVTQKAFARGLNPIVVINKIDRPGARPHWVMDQVFDLFDNLGANDTQLDFPVVYASALNGYAKLDLDDEASDMDALLQTIIDRVSPPDVDENGPFQMQISSLDYSSYVGTIGIGRITRGRIKSKSPVKVIDKDGNIRSGRILQLLGFKGLDRVEVEDASAGDIVAITGIEQLNISDTLCDPNQVEALPALTVDEPTISMTFQINDSPFAGQEGKFITSRKVRERLQTELLHNVALRVEDTEDPDKFRVSGRGELHLSILIENMRREGYELAISKPEVIMREENGEQLEPYERLTVDVEETHQGAIMEKLGERRGEMQNMIPDGKSRVRLDYMIPTRGLIGFHTEFLSSTSGTGLMYHVYDHYGPAHRGRLGQRVNGVLIANCNGAARAFALFNLQERGRLFIEPQTMCYEGMIVGIHSRDNDLVVNVTKEKQLTNIRAAGSDENIILTPPIKLSLEQALEFIDDDELVEVTPQSIRLRKKALKEHERKRASRASAEE
- a CDS encoding DNA gyrase inhibitor YacG; protein product: MKTNKSKIICPTCGKSDTWRLDNPYKPFCSYRCKLIDLGEWASESRKIPGDPTNLDNVQDSDGSGE